Proteins found in one Aethina tumida isolate Nest 87 chromosome 1, icAetTumi1.1, whole genome shotgun sequence genomic segment:
- the LOC109601644 gene encoding arginine-glutamic acid dipeptide repeats protein isoform X1 — MQVATLFRESTTLLGAGMDSGGVTCAPESGVQSLGPHHYDSYNHPVNFSNKYKVNMKLEPHDDGYETSADMLLNNPSNMTHSHNHDVKCEKLEDPYSFIDDDPMPMLPVPQGPPHLMHQHPHTQMPPINTQQLMPGPKKRGRKKKIKPEQPEFNQDLNGGIPRPIKERKKHDRFNGMPEEEVSKRTLPDHLTENLDIIIIGINPGLFAAYKGHHYAGPGNHFWKCLYLAGLTPQQMSADEDYKLLQVGIGFTNMVSRATKGSADLTRKEIKEGSQILLEKLRKFRPKIAVFNGKLIYEVFSGKKDFKFGRQPDLIEGTNTHMWVMPSSSARCAQLPRAADKVPFYAALKKFRDYLNGVITEIDENEMVFSEPRVKSCYEAEPKPDPFSTDITDISNAVIKNEDGTIIPCKKKRGRPKKIKVEGEEPPPKPVVRKPPQIQNNNCDFPKKKRGRPKKVKVENLEMTPSDNTSTNMSQCYSNQSPIQSPNTFYQMGPALTPPNSTSNLYAPQPTPYTQSPRPPYSQSPRPPYSQSPRPHSQPFTHSDLSSEISAAISSEQLGSPASPMGPLDFEPPTSMAEEAECRLGSPAPSSNSEQPHYPYHSYNMDPPQEPQYPSPRQNQDIASKSLSGLESLVDQIPSITEGEAQLGESPEQYSGQFNTNYNVSSRASPVPYNYPPSSGYPLYPTPTWSGHYEAMPPLAYPQLPYAQGYGPAGIHVPSPNYPYYSYPQPAPTHPPGYPPYLGGF; from the exons ATGCAGGTGGCAACTCTTTTCCGCGAATCCACCACCTTGCTGGGAGCGGGCATGGACTCGGGCGGTGTTACCTGTGCCCCGGAATCGGGGGTCCAGTCTCTGGGACCCCATCACTACGATTCCTATAATCATCCCGTCAACTTTTCCAACAAGTACAAGGT TAACATGAAATTAGAGCCCCATGACGATGGTTATGAGACTAGTGCCGATATGCTGCTTAACAACCCAAGCAACATGACCCACAGCCATAACCATGATGTCAAGTGCGAAAAACTCGAAGACCCATACAGTTTCATTGATGATGACCCCATGCCAATGCTTCCTGTACCCCAAGGGCCCCCACATCTAATGCACCAGCATCCTCATACCCAAATGCCACCAATCAATACCCAACAACTCATGCCGGGTCCAAAAAAACGCGGAAGGAAAAAGAAAATCAAACCGGAACA GCCTGAATTTAATCAAGATTTAAATGGTGGAATTCCTCGGCCTATAAAAGAACGAAAAAAGCACGATAGATTTAATGGGATGCCCGAGGAGGAGGTCTCGAAACGAACTTTACCAGATCACTTAACCGAGaatttagatataattatt ATTGGAATAAATCCGGGATTGTTTGCCGCATACAAGGGTCATCATTACGCCGGACCAGGCAACCACTTTTGGAAATGCTTGTACTTGGCGGGTTTGACCCCGCAACAGATGTCCGCTGACGAGGACTACAAGCTACTGCAAGTGGGCATTGGATTTACGAATATGGTCAGCCGTGCCACCAAAGGCAGTGCCGATCTAACACGTAAAGAAATCAAAGAGGGTAGTCAAATTTTGTTAGAGAAATTAAGGAAATTTAGACCTAAAATTGCCGTATTTAATGGTAAACTAATTTACGAGGTGTTTTCGGGGAAGAAAGACTTCAAGTTCGGGAGACAGCCTGACCTGATCGAAGGCACCAACACG CACATGTGGGTGATGCCATCGTCAAGTGCAAGATGCGCCCAGTTACCAAGAGCCGCAGACAAGGTGCCATTTTACGCAGCCCTAAAGAAATTCCGAGATTATTTGAACGGAGTGATCACCGAGATCGACGAGAACGAAATGGTGTTCTCGGAGCCAAGGGTCAAGTCATGCTACGAAGCCGAACCGAAGCCGGACCCGTTCTCGACGGACATAACGGACATAAGTAACGCTGTGATTAAAAACGAAGATGGTACTATAATCCCGTGCAAGAAGAAACGCGGCCGACCGAAGAAGATCAAAGTCGAAGGTGAGGAGCCGCCGCCGAAGCCAGTGGTCCGGAAACCGCCGcaaattcaaaacaataacTGTGATTTTCCTAAGAAGAAACGGGGCCGGCCTAAAAAGGTTAAAGTAGAGAATCTAGAAATGACCCCGTCAGATAATACATCGACCAACATGTCCCAGTGCTACTCCAATCAGTCCCCAATTCAGTCGCCCAACACATTTTATCAAATGGGCCCAGCACTGACGCCACCGAACAGCACGAGCAACTTGTACGCTCCACAGCCGACGCCCTACACCCAATCCCCACGACCCCCCTACAGCCAGTCTCCCAGACCGCCCTACAGCCAGTCACCCCGACCACACTCCCAACCGTTCACCCACTCCGACCTGAGCTCGGAGATCAGTGCGGCGATCAGTTCCGAGCAGCTCGGCTCCCCGGCCTCCCCGATGGGACCGCTGGACTTCGAGCCGCCCACCAGCATGGCCGAGGAGGCCGAGTGCCGTTTGGGCAGTCCGGCTCCATCCAGCAACAGCGAGCAGCCGCACTATCCGTATCACTCTTACAACATGGATCCGCCGCAGGAGCCGCAGTATCCTTCCCCGCGCCAAAACCAAGACATCGCTTCCAAGAGCCTGTCGGGCTTGGAGTCCCTCGTGGACCAGATTCCTAGTATAACAGAGGGCGAGGCCCAGTTAGGTGAGTCACCAGAGCAGTATTCCGGCCAGttcaatacaaattacaacGTTTCATCGAGAGCTAGTCCTGTTCCGTACAATTATCCGCCGTCGTCAGGGTATCCTTTGTATCCGACTCCAACATGGAGCGGCCACTACGAAGCGATGCCGCCCCTTGCATATCCGCAGCTTCCGTACGCTCAAGGCTATGGGCCAGCCGGTATCCACGTCCCTAGTCCCAATTATCCGTATTACAGTTATCCCCAACCTGCGCCAACACATCCACCTGGCTATCCCCCGTACTTGGGCGGGTTCTGA
- the LOC109601644 gene encoding uncharacterized protein LOC109601644 isoform X3, whose product MQVATLFRESTTLLGAGMDSGGVTCAPESGVQSLGPHHYDSYNHPVNFSNKYKVPEFNQDLNGGIPRPIKERKKHDRFNGMPEEEVSKRTLPDHLTENLDIIIIGINPGLFAAYKGHHYAGPGNHFWKCLYLAGLTPQQMSADEDYKLLQVGIGFTNMVSRATKGSADLTRKEIKEGSQILLEKLRKFRPKIAVFNGKLIYEVFSGKKDFKFGRQPDLIEGTNTHMWVMPSSSARCAQLPRAADKVPFYAALKKFRDYLNGVITEIDENEMVFSEPRVKSCYEAEPKPDPFSTDITDISNAVIKNEDGTIIPCKKKRGRPKKIKVEGEEPPPKPVVRKPPQIQNNNCDFPKKKRGRPKKVKVENLEMTPSDNTSTNMSQCYSNQSPIQSPNTFYQMGPALTPPNSTSNLYAPQPTPYTQSPRPPYSQSPRPPYSQSPRPHSQPFTHSDLSSEISAAISSEQLGSPASPMGPLDFEPPTSMAEEAECRLGSPAPSSNSEQPHYPYHSYNMDPPQEPQYPSPRQNQDIASKSLSGLESLVDQIPSITEGEAQLGESPEQYSGQFNTNYNVSSRASPVPYNYPPSSGYPLYPTPTWSGHYEAMPPLAYPQLPYAQGYGPAGIHVPSPNYPYYSYPQPAPTHPPGYPPYLGGF is encoded by the exons ATGCAGGTGGCAACTCTTTTCCGCGAATCCACCACCTTGCTGGGAGCGGGCATGGACTCGGGCGGTGTTACCTGTGCCCCGGAATCGGGGGTCCAGTCTCTGGGACCCCATCACTACGATTCCTATAATCATCCCGTCAACTTTTCCAACAAGTACAAGGT GCCTGAATTTAATCAAGATTTAAATGGTGGAATTCCTCGGCCTATAAAAGAACGAAAAAAGCACGATAGATTTAATGGGATGCCCGAGGAGGAGGTCTCGAAACGAACTTTACCAGATCACTTAACCGAGaatttagatataattatt ATTGGAATAAATCCGGGATTGTTTGCCGCATACAAGGGTCATCATTACGCCGGACCAGGCAACCACTTTTGGAAATGCTTGTACTTGGCGGGTTTGACCCCGCAACAGATGTCCGCTGACGAGGACTACAAGCTACTGCAAGTGGGCATTGGATTTACGAATATGGTCAGCCGTGCCACCAAAGGCAGTGCCGATCTAACACGTAAAGAAATCAAAGAGGGTAGTCAAATTTTGTTAGAGAAATTAAGGAAATTTAGACCTAAAATTGCCGTATTTAATGGTAAACTAATTTACGAGGTGTTTTCGGGGAAGAAAGACTTCAAGTTCGGGAGACAGCCTGACCTGATCGAAGGCACCAACACG CACATGTGGGTGATGCCATCGTCAAGTGCAAGATGCGCCCAGTTACCAAGAGCCGCAGACAAGGTGCCATTTTACGCAGCCCTAAAGAAATTCCGAGATTATTTGAACGGAGTGATCACCGAGATCGACGAGAACGAAATGGTGTTCTCGGAGCCAAGGGTCAAGTCATGCTACGAAGCCGAACCGAAGCCGGACCCGTTCTCGACGGACATAACGGACATAAGTAACGCTGTGATTAAAAACGAAGATGGTACTATAATCCCGTGCAAGAAGAAACGCGGCCGACCGAAGAAGATCAAAGTCGAAGGTGAGGAGCCGCCGCCGAAGCCAGTGGTCCGGAAACCGCCGcaaattcaaaacaataacTGTGATTTTCCTAAGAAGAAACGGGGCCGGCCTAAAAAGGTTAAAGTAGAGAATCTAGAAATGACCCCGTCAGATAATACATCGACCAACATGTCCCAGTGCTACTCCAATCAGTCCCCAATTCAGTCGCCCAACACATTTTATCAAATGGGCCCAGCACTGACGCCACCGAACAGCACGAGCAACTTGTACGCTCCACAGCCGACGCCCTACACCCAATCCCCACGACCCCCCTACAGCCAGTCTCCCAGACCGCCCTACAGCCAGTCACCCCGACCACACTCCCAACCGTTCACCCACTCCGACCTGAGCTCGGAGATCAGTGCGGCGATCAGTTCCGAGCAGCTCGGCTCCCCGGCCTCCCCGATGGGACCGCTGGACTTCGAGCCGCCCACCAGCATGGCCGAGGAGGCCGAGTGCCGTTTGGGCAGTCCGGCTCCATCCAGCAACAGCGAGCAGCCGCACTATCCGTATCACTCTTACAACATGGATCCGCCGCAGGAGCCGCAGTATCCTTCCCCGCGCCAAAACCAAGACATCGCTTCCAAGAGCCTGTCGGGCTTGGAGTCCCTCGTGGACCAGATTCCTAGTATAACAGAGGGCGAGGCCCAGTTAGGTGAGTCACCAGAGCAGTATTCCGGCCAGttcaatacaaattacaacGTTTCATCGAGAGCTAGTCCTGTTCCGTACAATTATCCGCCGTCGTCAGGGTATCCTTTGTATCCGACTCCAACATGGAGCGGCCACTACGAAGCGATGCCGCCCCTTGCATATCCGCAGCTTCCGTACGCTCAAGGCTATGGGCCAGCCGGTATCCACGTCCCTAGTCCCAATTATCCGTATTACAGTTATCCCCAACCTGCGCCAACACATCCACCTGGCTATCCCCCGTACTTGGGCGGGTTCTGA
- the LOC109601644 gene encoding arginine-glutamic acid dipeptide repeats protein isoform X2, which yields MKLEPHDDGYETSADMLLNNPSNMTHSHNHDVKCEKLEDPYSFIDDDPMPMLPVPQGPPHLMHQHPHTQMPPINTQQLMPGPKKRGRKKKIKPEQPEFNQDLNGGIPRPIKERKKHDRFNGMPEEEVSKRTLPDHLTENLDIIIIGINPGLFAAYKGHHYAGPGNHFWKCLYLAGLTPQQMSADEDYKLLQVGIGFTNMVSRATKGSADLTRKEIKEGSQILLEKLRKFRPKIAVFNGKLIYEVFSGKKDFKFGRQPDLIEGTNTHMWVMPSSSARCAQLPRAADKVPFYAALKKFRDYLNGVITEIDENEMVFSEPRVKSCYEAEPKPDPFSTDITDISNAVIKNEDGTIIPCKKKRGRPKKIKVEGEEPPPKPVVRKPPQIQNNNCDFPKKKRGRPKKVKVENLEMTPSDNTSTNMSQCYSNQSPIQSPNTFYQMGPALTPPNSTSNLYAPQPTPYTQSPRPPYSQSPRPPYSQSPRPHSQPFTHSDLSSEISAAISSEQLGSPASPMGPLDFEPPTSMAEEAECRLGSPAPSSNSEQPHYPYHSYNMDPPQEPQYPSPRQNQDIASKSLSGLESLVDQIPSITEGEAQLGESPEQYSGQFNTNYNVSSRASPVPYNYPPSSGYPLYPTPTWSGHYEAMPPLAYPQLPYAQGYGPAGIHVPSPNYPYYSYPQPAPTHPPGYPPYLGGF from the exons ATGAAATTAGAGCCCCATGACGATGGTTATGAGACTAGTGCCGATATGCTGCTTAACAACCCAAGCAACATGACCCACAGCCATAACCATGATGTCAAGTGCGAAAAACTCGAAGACCCATACAGTTTCATTGATGATGACCCCATGCCAATGCTTCCTGTACCCCAAGGGCCCCCACATCTAATGCACCAGCATCCTCATACCCAAATGCCACCAATCAATACCCAACAACTCATGCCGGGTCCAAAAAAACGCGGAAGGAAAAAGAAAATCAAACCGGAACA GCCTGAATTTAATCAAGATTTAAATGGTGGAATTCCTCGGCCTATAAAAGAACGAAAAAAGCACGATAGATTTAATGGGATGCCCGAGGAGGAGGTCTCGAAACGAACTTTACCAGATCACTTAACCGAGaatttagatataattatt ATTGGAATAAATCCGGGATTGTTTGCCGCATACAAGGGTCATCATTACGCCGGACCAGGCAACCACTTTTGGAAATGCTTGTACTTGGCGGGTTTGACCCCGCAACAGATGTCCGCTGACGAGGACTACAAGCTACTGCAAGTGGGCATTGGATTTACGAATATGGTCAGCCGTGCCACCAAAGGCAGTGCCGATCTAACACGTAAAGAAATCAAAGAGGGTAGTCAAATTTTGTTAGAGAAATTAAGGAAATTTAGACCTAAAATTGCCGTATTTAATGGTAAACTAATTTACGAGGTGTTTTCGGGGAAGAAAGACTTCAAGTTCGGGAGACAGCCTGACCTGATCGAAGGCACCAACACG CACATGTGGGTGATGCCATCGTCAAGTGCAAGATGCGCCCAGTTACCAAGAGCCGCAGACAAGGTGCCATTTTACGCAGCCCTAAAGAAATTCCGAGATTATTTGAACGGAGTGATCACCGAGATCGACGAGAACGAAATGGTGTTCTCGGAGCCAAGGGTCAAGTCATGCTACGAAGCCGAACCGAAGCCGGACCCGTTCTCGACGGACATAACGGACATAAGTAACGCTGTGATTAAAAACGAAGATGGTACTATAATCCCGTGCAAGAAGAAACGCGGCCGACCGAAGAAGATCAAAGTCGAAGGTGAGGAGCCGCCGCCGAAGCCAGTGGTCCGGAAACCGCCGcaaattcaaaacaataacTGTGATTTTCCTAAGAAGAAACGGGGCCGGCCTAAAAAGGTTAAAGTAGAGAATCTAGAAATGACCCCGTCAGATAATACATCGACCAACATGTCCCAGTGCTACTCCAATCAGTCCCCAATTCAGTCGCCCAACACATTTTATCAAATGGGCCCAGCACTGACGCCACCGAACAGCACGAGCAACTTGTACGCTCCACAGCCGACGCCCTACACCCAATCCCCACGACCCCCCTACAGCCAGTCTCCCAGACCGCCCTACAGCCAGTCACCCCGACCACACTCCCAACCGTTCACCCACTCCGACCTGAGCTCGGAGATCAGTGCGGCGATCAGTTCCGAGCAGCTCGGCTCCCCGGCCTCCCCGATGGGACCGCTGGACTTCGAGCCGCCCACCAGCATGGCCGAGGAGGCCGAGTGCCGTTTGGGCAGTCCGGCTCCATCCAGCAACAGCGAGCAGCCGCACTATCCGTATCACTCTTACAACATGGATCCGCCGCAGGAGCCGCAGTATCCTTCCCCGCGCCAAAACCAAGACATCGCTTCCAAGAGCCTGTCGGGCTTGGAGTCCCTCGTGGACCAGATTCCTAGTATAACAGAGGGCGAGGCCCAGTTAGGTGAGTCACCAGAGCAGTATTCCGGCCAGttcaatacaaattacaacGTTTCATCGAGAGCTAGTCCTGTTCCGTACAATTATCCGCCGTCGTCAGGGTATCCTTTGTATCCGACTCCAACATGGAGCGGCCACTACGAAGCGATGCCGCCCCTTGCATATCCGCAGCTTCCGTACGCTCAAGGCTATGGGCCAGCCGGTATCCACGTCCCTAGTCCCAATTATCCGTATTACAGTTATCCCCAACCTGCGCCAACACATCCACCTGGCTATCCCCCGTACTTGGGCGGGTTCTGA
- the LOC109601639 gene encoding mesoderm induction early response protein 1 isoform X1: MKFNNMEEIVSSIKDGKDDSPVKDKLFDPSIDMLVNDFDDERTLEEEEALAAGESDDPNAELSSLQKESNMPLEELLAMYGYHGENQENESPVEDVDNSEAVNEEESEPEPPEQPSKLRALYENLEPENDQDASRLLRSVSRVSEEEEEDYDYSPDEDEWRKVNKTIMVGSDYQAQIPEGLCHYDDALPYENEDKLLWDPYITPEGLVEDYLKKALISTKPAIPMGTQLRDDEQALYLLQQCGHSDEEALRRLRMNLTPPSEVTLWSEEECRNFESGVRSFGKNFHLIQQNKVRTRSVGELVQFYYLWKKSERHDIFANKTRLEKKKYTLHPGLTDFMDRFLEDQDGRDRSSSPNVQCNNSQEKKPTENHGQSKSPDV, from the exons ATGAAGTTCAATAACATGGAAGAGATTGTTTCTTCTATCAAAGATGGAAAAGATGACTCCCCAGTTAAAGATAAGCTTTTCGACCCGTCTATTGATATGCTAGTTAATGATTTCGACGACGAGAGAACCTTAGAAGAGGAAGAAGCACTTGCGGCAGGCGAATCTGACGACCCGAACGCCGAATTGTCCAGCCTTCAAAAG gaGAGTAACATGCCTTTAGAAGAACTGTTAGCAATGTACGGTTACCACGGTGAAAACCAAGAGAACGAAAGTCCTGTTGAGGACGTAGACAACTCTGAGGCTGTAAACGAGGAGGAAAGTGAACCGGAACCGCCAGAGCAACCTTCAAAGCTCAGGGCATTGTACGAAAACTTAGAACCTGAAAACGACCAGGATGCGTCGAGATTATTGCGTT CTGTGTCGAGAGTTAGTGAAGAGGAGGAGGAAGATTACGATTACAGTCCTGATGAGGACGAGTGGAGAAAGGTTAATAAG ACCATCATGGTCGGCAGCGACTACCAGGCTCAAATCCCCGAAGGCCTGTGCCACTACGACGACGCGTTGCCATACGAGAACGAGGACAAACTGCTGTGGGACCCGTACATAACGCCGGAAGGTCTAGTGGAAGACTACCTCAAAAAAGCCTTAATATCGACCAAACCCGCCATACCGATGGGCACGCAGCTGCGCGACGACGAGCAGGCGCTTTATTTATTGCAGCAGTGCGGCCACAGCGACGAGGAGGCGTTGCGCAGGCTCAGAATGAATCTGACTCCGCCTTCGGAGGTGACGCTGTGGTCCGAGGAGGAGTGTAGGAACTTCGAGTCGGGCGTGCGCAGTTTCGGCAAGAATTTCCATCTTATCCAACAAAATAAG GTGCGGACAAGATCGGTGGGGGAACTGGTCCAGTTCTATTACTTGTGGAAGAAGTCTGAGAGACACGACATATTCGCCAACAAAACCCGCCTCGAAAAGAAAAAGTACACGTTGCACCCCGGACTGACGGACTTCATGGACCGTTTCCTGGAGGACCAGGACGGCAGGGACAGGAGCTCGTCGCCGAACGTGCAGTGCAACAACAGCCAGGAGAAAAAACCCACCGAGAACCACGGCCAAAGCAAATCGCCGGATGTATAG
- the LOC109601639 gene encoding mesoderm induction early response protein 1 isoform X2: MKFNNMEEIVSSIKDGKDDSPVKDKLFDPSIDMLVNDFDDERTLEEEEALAAGESDDPNAELSSLQKESNMPLEELLAMYGYHGENQENESPVEDVDNSEAVNEEESEPEPPEQPSKLRALYENLEPENDQDASRLLRSVSRVSEEEEEDYDYSPDEDEWRKTIMVGSDYQAQIPEGLCHYDDALPYENEDKLLWDPYITPEGLVEDYLKKALISTKPAIPMGTQLRDDEQALYLLQQCGHSDEEALRRLRMNLTPPSEVTLWSEEECRNFESGVRSFGKNFHLIQQNKVRTRSVGELVQFYYLWKKSERHDIFANKTRLEKKKYTLHPGLTDFMDRFLEDQDGRDRSSSPNVQCNNSQEKKPTENHGQSKSPDV; the protein is encoded by the exons ATGAAGTTCAATAACATGGAAGAGATTGTTTCTTCTATCAAAGATGGAAAAGATGACTCCCCAGTTAAAGATAAGCTTTTCGACCCGTCTATTGATATGCTAGTTAATGATTTCGACGACGAGAGAACCTTAGAAGAGGAAGAAGCACTTGCGGCAGGCGAATCTGACGACCCGAACGCCGAATTGTCCAGCCTTCAAAAG gaGAGTAACATGCCTTTAGAAGAACTGTTAGCAATGTACGGTTACCACGGTGAAAACCAAGAGAACGAAAGTCCTGTTGAGGACGTAGACAACTCTGAGGCTGTAAACGAGGAGGAAAGTGAACCGGAACCGCCAGAGCAACCTTCAAAGCTCAGGGCATTGTACGAAAACTTAGAACCTGAAAACGACCAGGATGCGTCGAGATTATTGCGTT CTGTGTCGAGAGTTAGTGAAGAGGAGGAGGAAGATTACGATTACAGTCCTGATGAGGACGAGTGGAGAAAG ACCATCATGGTCGGCAGCGACTACCAGGCTCAAATCCCCGAAGGCCTGTGCCACTACGACGACGCGTTGCCATACGAGAACGAGGACAAACTGCTGTGGGACCCGTACATAACGCCGGAAGGTCTAGTGGAAGACTACCTCAAAAAAGCCTTAATATCGACCAAACCCGCCATACCGATGGGCACGCAGCTGCGCGACGACGAGCAGGCGCTTTATTTATTGCAGCAGTGCGGCCACAGCGACGAGGAGGCGTTGCGCAGGCTCAGAATGAATCTGACTCCGCCTTCGGAGGTGACGCTGTGGTCCGAGGAGGAGTGTAGGAACTTCGAGTCGGGCGTGCGCAGTTTCGGCAAGAATTTCCATCTTATCCAACAAAATAAG GTGCGGACAAGATCGGTGGGGGAACTGGTCCAGTTCTATTACTTGTGGAAGAAGTCTGAGAGACACGACATATTCGCCAACAAAACCCGCCTCGAAAAGAAAAAGTACACGTTGCACCCCGGACTGACGGACTTCATGGACCGTTTCCTGGAGGACCAGGACGGCAGGGACAGGAGCTCGTCGCCGAACGTGCAGTGCAACAACAGCCAGGAGAAAAAACCCACCGAGAACCACGGCCAAAGCAAATCGCCGGATGTATAG
- the LOC109601640 gene encoding COMM domain-containing protein 5 produces MNLTQVPKTLINTVCETQNEVQNRVLKLALAIQQSPNQDRTKIIDKICHEFNIPKETLHCILAVYLSLIRFFLEVNDKEYNSRLLELGFTENFVESLPLISNREDVVNKIQFATHTDFGKLSYLKWRIDISLVNSTLVKKVPTSVILSVSMKNQRKITITVDAKNYHKLRFNIALILKELTCLKANYLNK; encoded by the exons atgaatTTAACGCAGGTGCCAAAAACTCTAATTAACACAGTATGTGAGACACAAAACGAAGTACAAAACAGGGTTTTAAAAC tcGCTCTAGCAATACAACAATCGCCAAACCAGGATCgtacaaaaataatagataaaatttgCCATGAGTTTAACATTCCAAAGGAAACCCTGCATTGTATCCTAGCAGTGTATCTGTCACTTATAAGATTCTTCCTCGAAGTTAATGACAAAGAGTACAACAGCAGGCTTTTGGAGCTGGGATTTACTGAAAACTTCGTGGAGTCGTTGccattaattagtaataggGAAGATGTTGTcaacaaaatacaatttgcCACTCACACTGATTTTGGCAAGTTgtcttatttaaaatggagAATTGATATTAGTTTAGTTAATag TACATTAGTGAAGAAGGTACCTACAAGTGTGATATTAAGTGTTAGTATGAAGAACCAGaggaaaataacaattactGTGGATGCAAAAAATTACCATAAGTTAAGATTTAACAtagctttaattttaaaagaactaACATGTTTAAAggcgaattatttaaataaatga